A single window of Leptolyngbya ohadii IS1 DNA harbors:
- a CDS encoding histidine kinase, producing the protein MTNSIEKKEVQQKDIKTQIRTDLDKAKQEGQLRADRIREIVRNAVSEMRQEVKAGSGEARSLIKDVISAVFESLQSKGQEVKEEVTASIEGVVDGISDARRAAIAKTEAEIQKLQAQVSQEETDLHNDVEQTLQEIETTSKSSPNALQDAVNSAVNSLKNSEEGEMLQKRYAQLQAQLAIVKANLAARYGDRFEDMQKHLDDAQVWYENARDSQPEGTTIVQQKQSDVEQKMGEAGSAIARREKQVKHLLRELLHSVTNAFEERRSK; encoded by the coding sequence ATGACAAACTCGATCGAAAAAAAAGAAGTTCAGCAAAAAGATATTAAAACGCAGATTAGAACAGACCTAGACAAGGCGAAACAGGAAGGACAGCTCAGAGCCGATCGGATTCGGGAAATTGTGCGAAACGCGGTTTCTGAGATGCGTCAGGAAGTGAAAGCTGGATCGGGGGAAGCTCGCTCGCTAATCAAAGATGTGATTTCGGCTGTGTTTGAAAGTCTTCAATCCAAAGGTCAGGAAGTTAAGGAAGAAGTGACTGCCTCGATCGAAGGAGTGGTAGACGGTATTAGTGATGCGCGTCGGGCTGCGATCGCAAAGACGGAAGCAGAAATTCAAAAGCTACAGGCTCAGGTCAGCCAAGAGGAAACCGATCTGCACAATGACGTTGAACAAACGCTACAGGAAATTGAAACCACGAGCAAGAGCAGTCCAAATGCGCTACAGGACGCTGTGAATTCCGCCGTAAATAGTCTGAAGAACAGCGAAGAAGGCGAAATGCTGCAAAAGCGGTACGCTCAGCTTCAGGCACAGTTAGCGATCGTCAAGGCAAATCTGGCGGCTCGCTATGGCGATCGGTTTGAGGATATGCAGAAGCATCTCGATGATGCCCAAGTCTGGTACGAAAACGCCCGCGATTCCCAACCGGAAGGCACGACGATCGTTCAGCAAAAACAATCTGATGTGGAGCAAAAAATGGGTGAAGCGGGTTCTGCGATCGCCCGCCGCGAAAAGCAAGTGAAGCACCTGCTGCGCGAACTTCTGCATAGCGTGACTAATGCCTTTGAGGAGCGTCGATCGAAGTAG
- a CDS encoding phosphoketolase family protein: MVATPPKLISDLASISAFGQARSTVQGAPLSAEELRKMHAFWNACNFLAVGMIYLQENPLLREPLKVEHIKNRLLGHWGSSPGISFLYTHLNRVIKKQDLDMIYVVGPGHGAPGFLAPCFLEGSYSETYPDKSEDEEGIKKFFKQFSFPGGVGSHCTPETPGSIHEGGELGYSLSHAYGAAYDNPDLIVVALVGDGESETGPLATAWHSNKFLNPARDGAVLPILHLNGYKINNPTIPARVSHEELDQLFRGYGYTPYFVEGSDPESMHQAMAATIDHCVAEIKAIQQEARRDGKAEGGKAERPRYPMIVFRSPKGWTCPGEIDGHKVEGFWRAHQVPMTDVKKNSAHLQLLEQWMRSYKPEELFDENGKLIPELKDLVPHGDRRIGSNPHANGGKLRKDLRMPDFREYGIEVSHPGFEQAENTRPLGVFLRDVMKMNPNNFRVFGPDENTSNKLTAIYEVSKKFWIEEYLPEDADGTELSPDGRVMEMLSEHTLEGWFEGYLLTGRHGFFSTYESFVHVIDSMINQHCKWLEICNHISWREDISSLNLLITSTVWRQDHNGFTHQDPGFIDVVANKSPGVTRIYLPPDVNTLLSVSDHCLRSKNYVNVIVSDKQLHLQYMSMEDAIIHCTKGIGIWEWASTDRGQEPDVVMASAGDIPTLEALAASVLLREEFPDLKIRFVNVVDLFKLQPESEHPHGMSDKDFDSLFTVDKPIIFNFHGYPWLVHRLAYRRHNHANMHVRGYKEKGNINTPLELAISNNIDRFSLAMDVIDRVPRLRVAGAHAKERFKNMQIACRNYAYEHGVDQDEILNWKWPGAPKGTAPSHEDAPTS, from the coding sequence ATGGTTGCAACCCCACCCAAGCTCATTTCGGATCTGGCTTCCATCAGTGCTTTTGGTCAGGCGCGATCGACCGTTCAGGGCGCGCCGCTGAGTGCGGAAGAACTGCGAAAAATGCACGCCTTCTGGAATGCCTGCAATTTCCTGGCGGTTGGCATGATCTATTTGCAGGAGAACCCCCTGCTGCGCGAACCGCTCAAGGTGGAACATATCAAAAACCGTTTGCTCGGTCACTGGGGTTCCAGTCCGGGGATTAGCTTTCTCTACACTCACCTGAACCGGGTGATCAAGAAGCAGGATCTGGACATGATCTACGTCGTGGGTCCGGGACACGGCGCACCGGGATTCCTGGCTCCCTGCTTCCTGGAGGGCAGCTATTCAGAAACCTATCCCGACAAGAGCGAGGACGAGGAAGGCATCAAGAAATTCTTTAAGCAGTTCTCCTTTCCTGGCGGTGTGGGAAGCCACTGCACCCCCGAAACCCCCGGCTCGATCCACGAGGGCGGCGAACTGGGCTACAGCCTTTCCCATGCCTACGGAGCGGCTTACGATAACCCCGATCTGATCGTCGTTGCCCTGGTGGGAGATGGCGAATCCGAAACGGGACCGCTTGCCACCGCATGGCATTCCAATAAGTTTCTTAATCCCGCACGGGACGGGGCAGTGCTGCCGATTCTTCACCTGAACGGCTACAAGATTAATAACCCCACAATTCCGGCTCGCGTCAGCCACGAGGAACTGGATCAGCTATTCCGGGGATACGGCTATACACCCTACTTCGTGGAAGGCTCCGATCCCGAATCGATGCATCAGGCAATGGCGGCGACGATCGATCACTGCGTTGCCGAAATCAAAGCGATCCAGCAGGAAGCCCGTCGTGACGGTAAGGCAGAGGGAGGAAAGGCAGAACGTCCCCGCTATCCGATGATCGTGTTCCGCAGTCCGAAGGGCTGGACTTGCCCTGGTGAAATAGACGGGCATAAGGTCGAGGGATTCTGGCGGGCGCATCAGGTGCCCATGACGGACGTGAAAAAGAATTCTGCCCATTTGCAGCTTCTAGAGCAGTGGATGCGGAGCTACAAGCCGGAGGAACTCTTTGACGAAAACGGCAAACTGATTCCCGAACTCAAGGATCTGGTGCCTCATGGCGATCGTCGGATTGGCTCCAACCCCCACGCCAACGGCGGCAAACTGCGGAAGGATCTGCGGATGCCCGATTTCCGAGAGTATGGCATCGAGGTGAGCCATCCCGGCTTTGAGCAGGCGGAAAATACCCGTCCGCTAGGGGTGTTCCTGCGAGACGTGATGAAGATGAACCCCAACAACTTCCGCGTCTTTGGTCCCGACGAAAATACCTCAAACAAACTGACCGCGATCTACGAAGTCAGCAAGAAATTCTGGATTGAGGAATACCTGCCCGAAGATGCGGACGGCACCGAACTTTCCCCCGATGGGCGCGTGATGGAAATGCTGAGCGAACACACGCTCGAAGGCTGGTTTGAGGGCTATCTACTCACGGGACGGCACGGATTTTTCTCGACCTACGAATCCTTTGTCCATGTAATCGACTCGATGATTAACCAGCACTGCAAATGGCTGGAGATCTGCAATCACATTTCCTGGCGGGAAGATATCTCGTCGCTGAATCTGCTGATTACCTCTACGGTCTGGCGACAGGATCACAACGGCTTTACCCACCAAGATCCGGGCTTTATTGACGTGGTGGCAAACAAGAGTCCGGGCGTAACGCGGATTTATCTGCCGCCGGATGTGAATACGCTCCTGTCCGTCTCGGATCACTGTCTCCGCAGCAAAAACTACGTGAACGTGATTGTGTCCGATAAGCAGTTGCACCTGCAATACATGAGCATGGAGGACGCAATTATCCACTGCACCAAGGGCATTGGCATCTGGGAATGGGCAAGCACCGATCGCGGACAGGAACCGGATGTGGTGATGGCTTCGGCGGGTGATATTCCAACCCTGGAGGCGCTAGCTGCATCTGTTCTGCTGCGGGAGGAATTCCCCGATCTGAAGATTCGCTTTGTCAACGTGGTGGATCTGTTCAAGCTCCAGCCGGAATCCGAGCATCCCCACGGCATGAGCGACAAGGACTTTGATAGCCTGTTCACAGTCGATAAGCCCATTATCTTTAACTTCCACGGCTATCCCTGGCTGGTTCATCGTCTGGCATACCGTCGCCATAATCACGCCAATATGCACGTCCGGGGTTACAAGGAAAAAGGGAACATCAACACGCCGCTGGAACTGGCGATCAGCAACAATATCGATCGCTTTAGTCTAGCAATGGACGTGATCGATCGGGTTCCCAGACTGCGAGTTGCCGGGGCACACGCCAAGGAACGGTTTAAGAATATGCAGATTGCCTGCCGCAACTATGCCTACGAACATGGCGTAGACCAGGACGAAATCCTCAACTGGAAATGGCCCGGTGCGCCCAAGGGAACGGCTCCTTCCCATGAGGATGCGCCAACGTCCTGA
- a CDS encoding 1-acyl-sn-glycerol-3-phosphate acyltransferase, translating into MASRDLPFSHSPQIMVEDAPFQNSLSSSIPVEDDRTGLERESSAPAYRFSWFDWFCLWYPPGWLVLFNRHWQHYHADPEGWNGLEYALFLLPGGFYLALLMRWLRLGCRSPREVHRAVDPAYQQAFRQEILLPILKHHFRAELEQTENLPSKGNLLVLINHAGMCFPWDIIGLGVLLSEARGWVAQPVGHPIFFDHPWLRWWLPAGWSQLLGGIRAEETAVETAVAQLNQGQLNQAQFNQTGDPNVDQNDPQTAILYAPEGWRGLVKGWKYRYQLQRFDPSFIRLSDRHQVPLLPVICMGNEYLHPWTVNVRRIARWLGMPIFPLSPLLLVFLLFPSMGVWANRTRLRYIIQPLQHPWQNPLPPHESLQQRSIAYQKAQQIRLELQKKIDRLREIRRSSG; encoded by the coding sequence ATGGCGTCAAGGGATTTGCCGTTTTCCCATTCACCACAGATTATGGTAGAGGATGCCCCGTTTCAGAATTCCCTCAGTTCTTCGATCCCGGTAGAGGACGATCGGACAGGGTTGGAGCGGGAATCGTCCGCACCCGCCTATCGGTTTAGCTGGTTTGACTGGTTTTGTCTGTGGTATCCCCCCGGCTGGCTGGTGCTGTTCAATCGCCACTGGCAGCACTATCACGCTGATCCAGAAGGCTGGAATGGGCTAGAGTATGCGCTGTTTTTGTTGCCTGGCGGCTTCTATCTGGCACTGCTCATGCGATGGCTGCGGCTGGGCTGTCGTTCTCCGCGTGAGGTGCATCGGGCGGTCGATCCCGCCTATCAGCAAGCCTTTCGCCAGGAAATCCTGCTGCCCATCCTGAAGCACCACTTTCGAGCAGAACTGGAACAGACCGAGAATCTACCATCGAAAGGCAATCTGCTGGTGCTGATCAATCATGCGGGAATGTGTTTTCCCTGGGACATTATTGGCTTGGGCGTTTTGCTGAGCGAAGCTCGCGGCTGGGTCGCGCAACCCGTCGGACATCCCATCTTTTTCGATCATCCGTGGCTGCGCTGGTGGCTTCCCGCAGGCTGGAGTCAGCTTTTGGGCGGTATTCGTGCCGAGGAAACCGCTGTAGAAACCGCTGTAGCTCAATTAAATCAGGGTCAGCTCAATCAGGCTCAGTTCAATCAGACTGGAGATCCAAATGTGGATCAAAACGACCCTCAGACGGCAATCCTTTACGCTCCGGAGGGCTGGCGAGGACTGGTGAAAGGCTGGAAATATCGCTATCAGCTTCAGCGGTTCGATCCCAGCTTCATTCGTTTGAGCGATCGCCATCAGGTTCCCCTTTTGCCCGTTATCTGTATGGGGAACGAGTACCTTCACCCTTGGACAGTCAACGTTAGGCGAATTGCTCGCTGGCTGGGAATGCCGATCTTTCCCCTATCGCCCCTCCTGCTGGTCTTCCTGCTTTTTCCCTCCATGGGCGTCTGGGCAAACCGCACTCGCCTCCGCTACATCATCCAACCCCTTCAGCACCCCTGGCAAAATCCTCTCCCGCCCCACGAATCCCTACAACAGCGCTCGATCGCCTACCAAAAAGCCCAGCAAATTCGTTTAGAGCTGCAAAAGAAAATCGATCGATTGAGGGAAATTCGGCGATCGAGCGGCTAG
- a CDS encoding S9 family peptidase: protein MPSQNLIPREILFGNPERTRPQLSPDGKYLAYIAPDEKNVLQVWLRTVGQEDDSQITKDQKRGIRMYFWTYDGTHLIYMQDADGDENFHCYSVDIHTNLVRDLTPFQGVKAQPIELDPNFPDELLVGLNLADPQKFDVYRVNLNTGAVEFDTENPGNIVSWTANAQFQILSALAATPDGGTDLIYREGVDRPWETLRHWTAEDEGYAAEFSLDGKTLYIVGSHDANAQRLIALDLATKQETVIAEDPQYDVGGIVSHPTTRKLQAVAFYKDKLEWQILDDDIQSDFEMLRQVRPGEYGISSRTLADDRWLVSYTTDDGPVYYYVYDRATKQATLLFSNKPILETLPLTSMQPVSYEARDGLTIHGYLTLPKEAQQNLPAVLLVHGGPWARDTWGYDPEAQWLANRGYAVLQVNFRGSTGYGKAFLNAGNREWAGKMHDDLLDGVKWLVDQGIADPQKVAIMGGSYGGYATLVGLTFTPDVFAAGVDIVGPSSLITLMQSIPPYWEPLKAQFYHRVGNMDSEPDFLKSRSPLFFIDRIQKPLLIGQGANDPRVKQAESDQIAEAMRSAGKPVEYVLYPDEGHGFARPENRLHFFAVAEEFLAKYLGGRCEPLNDIPGTTGILK from the coding sequence ATGCCCTCCCAAAACCTCATCCCCCGCGAGATCCTCTTCGGAAACCCAGAGCGCACCCGTCCCCAGCTCTCTCCAGACGGCAAATATCTCGCCTACATTGCGCCGGACGAAAAGAACGTCTTGCAGGTGTGGCTGCGAACCGTGGGACAGGAGGATGACAGCCAGATTACGAAGGATCAGAAGCGGGGCATCCGGATGTATTTCTGGACGTATGACGGGACGCATTTGATCTATATGCAAGATGCGGACGGAGATGAGAATTTCCACTGCTATTCCGTCGATATTCATACAAATCTGGTGCGCGATCTGACTCCGTTCCAGGGGGTGAAGGCACAGCCGATCGAGCTAGACCCCAACTTCCCGGATGAGTTACTGGTGGGCTTAAACCTCGCCGATCCCCAGAAGTTTGATGTGTATCGGGTAAATCTGAACACCGGAGCGGTGGAGTTTGATACGGAGAATCCCGGCAATATTGTGAGCTGGACGGCAAACGCGCAGTTTCAGATCCTCTCGGCACTGGCAGCAACGCCCGACGGCGGCACAGATCTAATTTATCGCGAAGGAGTCGATCGTCCGTGGGAAACCCTGCGCCACTGGACGGCAGAGGATGAGGGCTATGCAGCAGAATTTTCTCTGGACGGCAAGACGCTCTACATCGTTGGCAGTCACGATGCCAATGCCCAGCGATTGATTGCCCTCGATCTGGCAACAAAGCAAGAAACGGTGATCGCCGAAGATCCGCAGTACGATGTGGGCGGCATTGTTAGCCATCCGACGACCCGCAAACTTCAGGCAGTTGCCTTCTACAAGGACAAACTGGAGTGGCAGATTCTCGACGATGACATCCAGTCTGATTTCGAGATGCTGCGGCAGGTCAGACCGGGCGAATACGGAATTAGCAGCCGTACTTTAGCAGACGATCGCTGGCTGGTTTCCTACACCACCGATGATGGTCCGGTTTACTACTATGTGTACGATCGCGCCACGAAGCAGGCAACTTTACTATTTAGCAATAAGCCGATCCTGGAAACCCTGCCCCTGACCTCCATGCAGCCTGTTTCCTACGAGGCGAGGGACGGTCTGACGATTCACGGCTATCTGACGCTGCCAAAGGAGGCACAGCAGAATCTTCCCGCAGTGCTGCTGGTACATGGCGGACCCTGGGCAAGGGATACCTGGGGCTATGACCCGGAGGCGCAGTGGCTCGCCAATCGCGGCTATGCCGTTCTGCAAGTCAACTTCCGGGGATCGACGGGCTACGGCAAGGCATTCCTGAACGCGGGCAACCGGGAATGGGCAGGCAAAATGCACGACGATCTGCTGGATGGCGTGAAGTGGTTAGTCGATCAGGGCATTGCCGACCCGCAAAAGGTTGCGATTATGGGCGGCTCCTATGGCGGCTACGCGACTCTGGTGGGACTCACCTTCACCCCCGATGTGTTTGCAGCCGGAGTAGACATTGTGGGTCCAAGTAGCCTGATCACGCTGATGCAGAGCATTCCCCCCTACTGGGAACCCCTGAAGGCGCAGTTCTACCACCGCGTCGGCAACATGGACAGCGAACCGGATTTCCTCAAGTCCCGATCGCCCCTCTTCTTTATCGATCGCATCCAGAAACCCCTGCTGATCGGTCAGGGAGCCAACGACCCTCGCGTCAAGCAAGCAGAAAGCGACCAGATTGCTGAAGCAATGCGATCGGCAGGCAAACCCGTCGAATATGTCCTGTATCCCGATGAAGGACACGGCTTTGCCCGACCCGAAAACCGCCTGCACTTCTTCGCCGTCGCAGAAGAATTCCTCGCCAAATACCTGGGCGGACGCTGTGAACCCCTCAACGACATCCCCGGCACCACCGGCATCCTGAAATAA
- a CDS encoding CheR family methyltransferase: MSNSPENLEFEALLDYIKRSRGFDFTGYKRPSLMRRVNKRMQAVGVEDYASYLDYLEVHPGEFNALFNTLLINVTAFFRDRLSWDYIRDTVVPQILSSKLPGAPIRVWSAGCASGQEAYTIAILLAEHLGLEQFRERVKIYATDVDEEALQQARQAIYSDRELVGLSPEQIEQFFERLDDYSNGEQRSSRFSFRKDLRRSVIFGRHDLVQDAPISKIDLLLCRNVLMYFNGEIQRRILSRFHFALRDSGFLFLGKAEMLLTYTSTFMPLSLRCRIFTKISQENSRNSIAFFSTADEEETVNALIDQEQIKEAAFDRSPIARIIIDTAGLLVLANECARGLFKLTAQDLQRPLQDLEISYRPLELRSCIDQVHRDRQPITVSDIEWLSSPGEPIYFDIQVTPLISADNVLIGVGVNFLDISRYKRLQQELEDSNQELELAYEELQSANEELETTNEELQSSNEELETTNEELQATNEELETMNEELQSTNEELQTVNDELQRRSEELNQANAFLESILTSLRGGVVVVDRGLCVQIWNHRAEDLWGLRPEEALGQNFLNLDIGLPVEQLRQPIRNCLAGLAKNTIELLQAVNRRGKGIECRVTCTPLVDMQDEIQGVILLMEEGE, from the coding sequence GTGAGCAATTCACCAGAGAATTTAGAGTTCGAGGCGCTGCTGGACTACATCAAGCGCAGTCGCGGGTTTGACTTTACGGGGTACAAACGCCCCAGCCTGATGCGCCGTGTTAACAAACGAATGCAAGCCGTTGGAGTGGAGGACTACGCCAGCTATCTAGACTACTTGGAAGTCCATCCGGGCGAGTTCAATGCGCTGTTTAATACACTGCTGATTAACGTCACCGCTTTCTTTCGCGATCGCCTTTCCTGGGACTACATCCGCGATACGGTAGTGCCGCAAATTCTCTCCAGCAAATTGCCCGGTGCCCCCATTCGGGTTTGGAGTGCGGGCTGTGCATCCGGTCAGGAAGCCTATACGATCGCGATTTTGCTGGCAGAGCATCTGGGGCTGGAGCAGTTTCGGGAGCGGGTCAAGATCTATGCAACCGATGTGGATGAGGAGGCACTCCAGCAGGCAAGGCAGGCAATCTATTCTGACCGAGAACTGGTTGGACTTTCTCCAGAGCAGATTGAGCAGTTTTTTGAGCGGCTTGACGATTACTCCAATGGAGAGCAGCGAAGCAGCCGCTTTAGCTTTCGGAAGGATTTGCGGCGATCGGTCATCTTCGGGCGGCACGATCTGGTACAGGACGCCCCCATTTCTAAGATCGATCTGCTGCTCTGCCGCAATGTGCTGATGTACTTCAATGGCGAGATCCAGCGACGGATTTTGAGCCGTTTTCATTTTGCCCTGCGCGACAGCGGCTTTCTGTTTCTCGGCAAAGCAGAAATGTTGCTCACCTACACCAGCACCTTCATGCCCCTGAGCCTCCGCTGCCGCATTTTCACAAAAATTTCCCAAGAGAATTCTCGAAATTCCATTGCTTTCTTCTCCACCGCCGATGAAGAGGAAACAGTGAATGCTCTGATTGACCAGGAGCAGATCAAGGAAGCCGCCTTCGATCGCAGTCCGATCGCCCGCATTATTATCGACACCGCTGGACTGCTGGTGCTGGCAAATGAGTGTGCCAGAGGGCTATTTAAACTGACAGCGCAAGATCTTCAGCGTCCGCTCCAAGACCTGGAGATTTCTTACCGTCCGCTTGAACTTCGCTCCTGTATTGATCAGGTGCATCGCGATCGCCAGCCCATTACCGTTTCGGATATAGAATGGCTGTCTTCTCCGGGGGAACCGATCTATTTTGATATTCAGGTGACTCCCCTGATCAGTGCCGATAATGTGCTGATTGGAGTTGGCGTAAACTTCCTTGATATCAGCCGCTATAAGCGTCTCCAGCAGGAACTCGAAGATTCCAACCAGGAACTCGAACTGGCATACGAGGAGCTTCAGTCCGCCAACGAAGAACTCGAAACCACCAACGAAGAACTCCAGTCCAGCAACGAGGAACTCGAAACCACCAACGAAGAACTGCAAGCCACCAACGAAGAGCTAGAGACGATGAACGAAGAATTGCAGTCTACCAACGAGGAACTGCAAACCGTCAATGACGAACTCCAGCGGCGCAGCGAAGAACTGAACCAGGCAAATGCCTTTCTGGAGTCCATTCTCACCAGTTTGCGGGGCGGCGTCGTGGTGGTCGATCGCGGTCTATGCGTTCAGATCTGGAACCATCGAGCCGAAGATCTGTGGGGTCTGCGCCCGGAGGAAGCCCTGGGGCAAAATTTCCTCAACCTCGACATTGGCTTACCCGTGGAGCAGCTTCGTCAGCCAATTCGCAACTGTCTGGCAGGCTTGGCTAAAAATACGATCGAACTCCTTCAGGCAGTGAATCGTCGCGGCAAGGGGATTGAGTGTCGCGTTACCTGTACGCCGCTGGTGGATATGCAGGATGAGATTCAGGGGGTGATTTTGTTGATGGAGGAGGGGGAGTAG
- a CDS encoding chemotaxis protein CheB — MPGQSVPGHRTDSPDPSSDPSRIRPSAKHPIIVIGASAGGVEALVDLVAKLPSDLTAAMFIAVHFPASSTSLLPQILSRLHTLPAHHAVDGEPIQTSQIYIAPPNHHLLISLGRIRLSRGPRENGHRPAIDTMFRSAAYAYRDRVIGVILTGTLDDGTAGLLTIKALGGMTIVQDPEEALFDGMPRSAIETVNVDWVLRIADITRHLVETVAQEQSSLDANAAQPLNEFPPEGHRNETAMPDPENVILDEDNQVARSKASSERGEQPGNASPLTCPDCGGVLWELRDQSMVRFRCHVGHAYSIDSLVEEQSQDVEKSLWTAVRALEEKAALARRMAVHAKEQHRTKSAQQFEERASETEQHAAVIRQLIINQISRQASVGNGERGQPQDDREAH, encoded by the coding sequence ATGCCTGGTCAATCCGTACCTGGTCATCGAACCGATTCGCCCGATCCGTCGAGCGATCCTTCCAGGATCAGACCTTCTGCTAAACATCCCATCATTGTGATCGGTGCTTCGGCGGGTGGCGTTGAGGCACTGGTGGATCTGGTGGCTAAACTGCCGTCGGATTTGACTGCGGCGATGTTTATTGCCGTCCACTTTCCTGCCTCCAGCACCAGCCTGCTGCCCCAAATTCTCTCCCGCCTCCACACCCTGCCTGCCCATCATGCGGTCGATGGAGAACCGATTCAGACGAGTCAGATCTATATTGCGCCGCCCAATCATCATCTCCTGATTTCCCTGGGTCGGATACGGCTCAGCCGAGGTCCACGCGAAAACGGGCATCGTCCAGCGATCGATACCATGTTTCGTTCTGCGGCGTATGCCTATCGCGATCGGGTCATTGGTGTGATCTTGACCGGAACCCTGGATGACGGAACTGCCGGACTGCTGACGATTAAAGCTTTGGGCGGAATGACGATCGTCCAAGATCCAGAAGAAGCACTGTTTGACGGAATGCCTCGCAGTGCGATCGAAACGGTGAACGTCGATTGGGTGTTGCGGATTGCGGATATTACCCGTCATCTGGTAGAAACAGTTGCACAGGAGCAGAGTTCTCTGGATGCAAATGCCGCCCAGCCATTGAATGAATTTCCACCTGAAGGTCATAGGAACGAAACCGCTATGCCCGATCCCGAAAACGTTATTCTTGATGAAGATAACCAGGTTGCCCGCAGCAAAGCCTCATCAGAGCGCGGAGAACAGCCCGGAAATGCCTCCCCCCTCACCTGCCCGGACTGCGGCGGTGTCTTGTGGGAACTGCGCGACCAGTCAATGGTGCGGTTTCGCTGCCATGTGGGTCATGCCTACTCGATCGATAGCCTGGTGGAGGAACAGTCCCAGGACGTAGAGAAATCCCTCTGGACGGCAGTGCGTGCCCTGGAGGAAAAGGCGGCTCTGGCGCGACGGATGGCAGTTCATGCCAAAGAGCAGCACCGAACAAAATCCGCTCAGCAGTTTGAGGAACGCGCCAGCGAAACAGAGCAGCACGCAGCAGTGATCCGGCAGCTTATTATTAACCAAATCAGTCGGCAGGCAAGTGTGGGCAACGGAGAGCGTGGGCAGCCTCAGGACGATCGCGAAGCCCATTAA
- a CDS encoding PAS domain-containing sensor histidine kinase, with protein MPNSPLNSPSNSPGDNSLFNRKLDLMQRRAQELSQVIQGENLQQSGLVEQCLEGLQTAMEELQVAQEELRQKNEEVLRAQETADMERQRYQELFELMPAAYLVTDLYGTVREANHTAASLLEISCSSLIGKPLVVFVPSLQRRSFRTLLNRLSDIMQVQFLDIKLDTWKKNSFQAEIYVDGVRNFYGQVIALRWLVIDVTARKQAELHLREVQRQNLELREADRLKDEFMRMVSHELRTPMNAILGFSELLLQRFSRSPDSQNLMMVQSISRNSRHLLRLIEELLDFSRLQTYQLRLNLDGFDLTELLQSTAAELHSLSEQKDLAFHLILPTEPLMVFNDRSRLHQVIVNLVANAIKFTHEGSVTVELVELPEGRVAIGVRDTGIGIAPEHQAQIFQDFWQVDQSSTRRYPGTGLGLAISRRLVALMRGSLTVESEPGQGSLFRIELPRTVPLEASLPSESFH; from the coding sequence ATGCCAAATTCCCCTTTAAATTCCCCTTCAAATTCACCGGGAGACAATTCACTATTCAATCGCAAGCTTGATCTGATGCAGCGGCGAGCGCAAGAGCTAAGCCAGGTGATCCAAGGCGAGAATTTGCAGCAGTCCGGGTTAGTTGAGCAATGCCTGGAAGGACTGCAAACAGCAATGGAAGAACTCCAGGTTGCCCAGGAGGAGCTGCGCCAGAAAAACGAGGAAGTGCTGCGGGCACAGGAAACTGCCGACATGGAACGGCAGCGATACCAGGAACTTTTTGAGTTGATGCCTGCCGCCTATCTGGTCACGGATCTCTATGGAACGGTGCGGGAAGCCAATCACACCGCTGCTAGCCTACTGGAAATTTCGTGCAGTTCCCTGATCGGGAAACCCCTGGTGGTTTTTGTGCCATCGCTCCAGCGGCGATCGTTTCGTACCCTCCTGAATCGGCTATCGGACATCATGCAGGTGCAGTTCCTGGATATCAAGCTGGATACCTGGAAAAAGAATTCTTTTCAGGCAGAAATTTATGTCGATGGTGTGCGTAATTTTTATGGGCAGGTGATAGCTCTGCGCTGGCTGGTCATTGACGTAACGGCACGGAAACAGGCGGAACTGCATCTGCGGGAAGTGCAGCGACAAAACCTGGAACTGCGGGAAGCCGATCGCCTCAAGGATGAATTTATGCGAATGGTGTCCCACGAACTGCGAACGCCGATGAATGCCATTCTGGGATTTTCGGAACTGCTGCTGCAACGGTTTTCCCGCTCTCCCGATTCGCAAAATTTGATGATGGTGCAGTCCATCTCGCGCAATAGTCGCCATTTGCTGCGCCTGATCGAAGAACTGCTGGACTTCTCCAGACTCCAGACTTATCAGCTTCGGCTGAATCTTGATGGATTTGACCTGACTGAACTGCTGCAATCCACGGCGGCAGAGCTTCATTCCCTCTCCGAACAGAAAGACCTGGCGTTTCACCTCATCCTGCCTACCGAACCCCTGATGGTGTTTAACGATCGATCGCGCCTGCATCAGGTGATTGTGAATCTGGTGGCGAACGCAATCAAATTTACCCACGAAGGCAGCGTGACGGTGGAACTGGTGGAACTGCCGGAAGGACGGGTGGCGATCGGGGTGCGGGATACGGGGATTGGCATTGCGCCAGAGCATCAGGCACAAATTTTCCAGGACTTCTGGCAGGTGGATCAGAGCAGTACCCGTCGGTATCCGGGAACCGGACTGGGACTGGCAATTTCTCGACGGCTGGTTGCGCTAATGCGGGGGAGCCTCACGGTTGAAAGTGAACCAGGACAGGGATCGCTGTTTCGGATTGAGCTACCGCGCACCGTGCCGCTCGAAGCATCTCTGCCCTCCGAATCTTTCCACTAG